One genomic segment of Manis javanica isolate MJ-LG chromosome 7, MJ_LKY, whole genome shotgun sequence includes these proteins:
- the GPR148 gene encoding probable G-protein coupled receptor 148 codes for MEAQLAPCPQGTTAWPASDRLISQPPCLPQAASNTSLHPGDLRLPISELRWLFLPFGFLAAATLALSPLLLVTILRSQRLRREPHYLLLANILFSDLAYLVFHLIISSSNLGSWALGRIACGILSDAIFVAYNSTILSFVATVLHTYLAVACPLRYPSFMSCEASRKAVALIWLVASFFPTFFLWLSKRQDARLEEQEPPCMLRLSLAMEPGGAPLLTATHTCILCVLFVCTALITYCFWRIYAEARTSGTWAQGYSRARGTLLIHTVLIALYVSPVVVFSLDIVLTKYHHISARTHMWLMAANSEVLTMLPRAMLPYLYTLRYRQLLGMVRGHFSSRRHSDIFAISQNRLHSLAG; via the coding sequence ATGGAGGCTCAGCTGGCACCTTGCCCCCAGGGCACCACAGCCTGGCCAGCCTCCGACCGGCTCATCAGCCAGcccccctgcctgccccaggcaGCCAGCAACACCTCCCTGCATCCTGGAGACCTCAGGCTGCCCATCTCTGAGCTGCGCTGGCTTTTCCTTCCCTTCGGCTTCCTGGCTGCAGCCACACTGGCTCTGAGCCCCCTGCTGCTGGTGACCATCCTACGGAGCCAGAGGCTGCGGCGGGAGCCCCACTACCTGCTGCTGGCGAACATCTTGTTCTCGGATCTGGCCTACCTGGTCTTCCACTTGATTATCTCCTCCAGCAACCTGggcagctgggccctgggccGCATCGCCTGTGGCATCCTCTCAGATGCCATCTTTGTTGCCTACAACAGCACCATCCTGTCCTTTGTGGCCACTGTGCTGCACACCTACCTGGCAGTGGCCTGTCCTCTGCGCTACCCCTCCTTCATGTCCTGTGAGGCCTCGCGGAAGGCAGTGGCCCTCATCTGGCTGGTGGCCTCCTTCTTCCCCACATTTTTCCTGTGGCTCAGCAAGCGGCAGGATGCCAGGCTGGAGGAGCAGGAGCCCCCATGCATGCTGAGGCTGAGCCTGGCCATGGAGCCTGGCGGCGCCCCCCTGCTCACTGCCACCCACACCTGCATCTTGTGTGTTCTCTTTGTATGCACAGCTCTCATCACCTACTGCTTTTGGAGGATCTACGCAGAAGCTAGGACTTCAGGTACCTGGGCGCAGGGCTACTCCCGGGCCAGGGGCACCCTGCTTATCCACACAGTACTAATCGCCCTGTATGTCAGCCCAGTGGTGGTGTTTTCCCTGGACATTGTGCTGACCAAGTACCACCACATCAGTGCCAGGACACACATGTGGCTCATGGCAGCCAACAGTGAGGTACTCACCATGCTTCCCCGTGCGATGCTCCCCTACCTGTACACACTCCGCTACCGGCAGCTTCTGGGGATGGTCCGGGGCCACTTCTCTTCCAGGAGGCACAGTGACATCTTTGCTATTTCTCAGAACAGACTTCACAGTCTGGCAGGATga